The following are encoded together in the Spirosoma oryzicola genome:
- a CDS encoding response regulator, with protein MTSRFPILLVDDDPNIADVLTRAAKTNFEEATFIHVSSFEEAKQYIEELQGRGPKLVLLDIDLQDKVDGLDFLALLRAHPKGRTLPAVILSASKTPGLVERAYLFGASSFTVKPFSYAGWKEYLSNLRAYWFETVTLHDTRYDQE; from the coding sequence ATGACAAGCAGATTTCCTATTTTACTCGTTGATGATGACCCCAATATAGCTGATGTCCTGACTCGGGCGGCAAAAACGAATTTCGAGGAGGCTACTTTCATTCACGTCAGTTCTTTTGAAGAAGCCAAACAGTACATTGAAGAATTGCAGGGGAGAGGGCCGAAACTAGTACTGCTGGACATTGATTTGCAGGATAAAGTTGACGGGCTGGATTTTTTAGCTTTACTACGGGCGCATCCTAAAGGCCGTACGCTGCCAGCCGTTATCCTGTCTGCCAGTAAAACGCCAGGCTTGGTAGAACGGGCTTATCTGTTTGGCGCTTCTTCGTTTACCGTTAAACCGTTCAGCTATGCTGGTTGGAAAGAGTATCTGAGTAATCTGAGAGCTTACTGGTTTGAAACGGTCACGCTCCATGATACACGGTATGATCAGGAGTAA
- a CDS encoding VanZ family protein — protein sequence MPSWLTRWTDTPGNEDSRTAVPFVFLGLFAGFLARDHHRFLYRLVISWFILVGVVTIAEAGQLVLPHRVFRWADIAWGAAGALLGLLIASVFIHIRKRFRA from the coding sequence ATGCCAAGCTGGCTGACGCGTTGGACTGATACGCCTGGTAATGAAGACAGCCGAACCGCCGTTCCGTTCGTATTCTTAGGCTTGTTTGCCGGCTTTTTGGCGCGCGATCATCATCGCTTCTTGTACCGGCTGGTTATTTCGTGGTTCATTCTAGTTGGTGTTGTAACCATCGCCGAAGCAGGCCAGCTTGTTCTCCCTCACCGCGTTTTTCGATGGGCCGATATTGCCTGGGGAGCTGCCGGAGCGCTGCTTGGGTTACTGATCGCCAGCGTATTTATTCACATACGAAAACGCTTCAGAGCCTAA
- a CDS encoding FdhF/YdeP family oxidoreductase translates to MENAPNNESRPSNPDEQKAENKPQSGQRSGQGTEMTNNHYDLHGKPDADKRNFVAPDNVNAKHKNPVLAQPPEEFTGLKLGKPATVAAGVTAVLKSMEFSWGEAGVGRGTHALLKLNQKDGFDCSSCAWPDPDDHRSVAEFCENGAKATASDADTRRVDPEFFAKHSLVDLSHMTDRDLNNAGRLTHPMVLRPGATHYTKIEWREAFQLLAAHLNELKSPDEAVFYTSGKVPNEPAYLYQLFVREFGTNNMPDCSNMCHESSGSALSISLGLGKGSVTLNDIYDAEVIIIMGQNPGTNHPRMLTALQIAKRKGAKIIAVNPLHEAGLSHFKNPQDFMNPIKAVGTLLGHGTPIADLHLQVRVNGDMAVLRGIMKHLLRAEEQNPGTVIDHAFINEHTTNYEAFLETIQNTTWEDIELMSGLSREQLLEAANMIAPKQKIITCWAMGLTQQKNAVMSIQEIVNLHLMKGAIGKPGAGTCPVRGHSNVQGDRTMGIWERPHKEFLDALANEYGFEPPREHGYDTVEAIKAMHEGKTNVFMSLGGNLLSAGPDTEFIAEAIRKQKLTVFVSTKLNRGHLVTGQTSLILPCLTHLDIDRQRSGHQFTSCENSMGVVSQNKGVLQPLEGEMLSEVAIISGIALSTLGDRTKVDWVGHTENYDTIRDSISRVIPGFDKFNEKIRKPGGFYLPNGPRERNFTTENGKANFTVTDMVMHHIEPDQLVLMSIRSHDQFNTTIYDYNDRYRGVYGERRVIFMNSQDMQDRGIKERQLVTITSYYEGQQRKLERFIAIPYNIPKGNTAAYYPEMNPLVPMASVAYVSNQPTSKYVVITVEAIGEFLPEGSTSSVPVAALAE, encoded by the coding sequence ATGGAAAATGCCCCCAATAACGAATCAAGACCCAGTAACCCAGACGAACAGAAGGCCGAAAACAAACCACAAAGTGGTCAACGATCTGGTCAGGGTACGGAGATGACCAACAACCACTACGATCTGCACGGAAAACCGGACGCCGACAAACGAAATTTTGTGGCTCCGGACAATGTGAATGCCAAGCACAAAAACCCTGTACTGGCCCAACCCCCCGAAGAATTTACAGGACTTAAACTCGGCAAACCCGCAACGGTTGCAGCTGGCGTTACCGCTGTACTTAAATCGATGGAATTTTCGTGGGGCGAAGCGGGTGTTGGTCGGGGAACGCACGCCTTGCTGAAGCTCAACCAAAAAGACGGTTTCGATTGTTCGTCCTGCGCCTGGCCTGATCCTGACGATCATCGGTCAGTGGCGGAATTCTGTGAAAACGGGGCTAAAGCAACGGCGTCCGATGCGGATACCCGTCGTGTTGATCCTGAGTTCTTCGCTAAGCACAGCCTGGTTGACTTGTCGCATATGACCGACCGGGATCTCAATAATGCAGGCCGGTTGACTCATCCGATGGTACTTCGGCCTGGTGCTACGCATTACACCAAGATTGAATGGAGAGAAGCGTTTCAGTTGTTGGCCGCCCATTTGAATGAATTAAAATCACCCGATGAAGCCGTTTTTTACACGTCGGGGAAAGTACCTAACGAACCGGCGTATCTGTATCAGCTTTTCGTGCGGGAGTTTGGTACCAACAATATGCCTGACTGCTCGAACATGTGCCACGAAAGCAGCGGCTCGGCACTGAGCATAAGTTTGGGACTGGGAAAAGGTTCGGTAACGCTGAACGACATTTATGACGCTGAGGTGATCATCATCATGGGCCAAAATCCTGGTACCAACCATCCGCGCATGCTGACGGCCCTTCAGATCGCCAAGCGGAAAGGGGCTAAGATTATTGCGGTAAACCCCCTGCACGAAGCTGGGTTGAGCCATTTTAAGAACCCGCAGGACTTCATGAATCCGATCAAAGCCGTCGGAACGTTGCTCGGCCACGGTACACCCATTGCAGATCTGCATTTACAAGTCAGAGTTAACGGCGACATGGCCGTGCTTCGTGGAATCATGAAGCATCTGCTGCGGGCAGAAGAACAGAATCCTGGAACCGTGATCGATCATGCGTTCATCAACGAGCACACGACCAACTATGAAGCGTTCCTAGAAACAATTCAAAATACTACCTGGGAAGACATCGAACTGATGAGTGGTCTGTCGCGCGAACAACTGCTCGAAGCCGCCAATATGATTGCCCCGAAGCAGAAAATCATTACCTGTTGGGCGATGGGACTCACGCAGCAAAAAAACGCCGTGATGAGTATTCAGGAGATCGTTAACCTGCACTTGATGAAGGGAGCCATTGGTAAGCCAGGAGCCGGTACGTGTCCCGTTCGTGGGCATTCAAACGTGCAGGGCGACCGGACTATGGGGATATGGGAGCGACCTCACAAAGAGTTCCTGGATGCATTGGCGAACGAGTACGGATTTGAGCCGCCCCGCGAACACGGCTATGATACGGTGGAAGCCATTAAGGCGATGCACGAGGGCAAAACAAACGTGTTTATGAGTCTAGGCGGAAACTTACTCTCCGCAGGGCCTGATACCGAGTTTATCGCCGAAGCCATTCGAAAGCAGAAACTTACTGTTTTTGTCAGTACGAAACTTAACCGGGGCCACCTGGTAACCGGTCAGACTTCACTAATCCTACCCTGCCTGACTCACCTCGACATTGATAGGCAACGTTCCGGGCACCAATTCACATCCTGCGAAAACTCAATGGGGGTGGTCAGTCAGAATAAAGGCGTTCTGCAACCGCTGGAAGGAGAGATGCTGAGCGAAGTTGCCATTATTTCAGGTATTGCACTCAGTACGTTGGGCGATCGAACAAAAGTCGATTGGGTTGGGCACACCGAAAATTACGACACCATTCGGGATTCGATTTCCCGCGTCATTCCCGGCTTTGATAAATTTAACGAGAAGATCCGGAAACCCGGCGGCTTTTACCTACCGAACGGTCCGCGTGAACGCAATTTCACGACCGAGAACGGAAAGGCCAATTTTACGGTGACCGACATGGTCATGCATCATATCGAGCCTGATCAACTGGTGCTGATGTCTATTCGCAGCCACGATCAATTCAACACAACGATTTACGACTACAACGACCGCTATCGGGGGGTGTATGGTGAACGGCGAGTCATTTTTATGAATTCACAGGACATGCAGGATCGCGGTATCAAAGAGCGGCAATTGGTGACGATTACGAGTTATTACGAGGGACAGCAGCGTAAGCTTGAGCGATTTATTGCTATTCCCTACAACATCCCTAAGGGCAATACAGCAGCTTACTACCCGGAAATGAATCCGCTGGTTCCCATGGCGAGTGTAGCGTATGTCAGTAACCAGCCAACTTCTAAATATGTAGTAATTACCGTCGAAGCCATTGGTGAGTTTCTTCCAGAAGGTAGTACATCATCTGTTCCGGTGGCAGCGCTAGCCGAGTGA
- a CDS encoding PAS domain-containing sensor histidine kinase, translating into MNGNYKPLADKSLNERLDMNFALKAARLGVWELDPITDQVSWDERCQELFGLKKNNPLSYQQTLQYIHPEDRVRIDEAIKWSMNPQSEGGYDVICRTLGADNDLQRWVRFIGQAYFNDAGQAYRFTGIAQDVTKEVESQQPLKASESRFRSLIEEAPIATCLFVGREMVIEVANKPMLAFWGKGNSVMGKPLAQAVPELVGQPFLQILADVFITGKPYYALADKCDLVVDGKLCTYYFNFTYKPLFDDQGQVYAVMDMAVDVTEEVLARKQLEESEFYSRNIIENSPIAKIILSGDAMTISRVNGKMLDLLDRDASIVGKTFTDALPEFADTRLPALLRKVYKTGKTHHEPEGKYELAGNEKSSIKYLNFTFKALRNTAGEIYGVINTVLDVTDQVLARKKVEASEAQLKSVIASAPAAMGLFVGRDLLVTMPNKAFIDIVGKGPDIEGKPLREVMPELHNQPFLQILDDVFTTGKTFRSFGSQVDIVRDGVMTHNFYNITYSPLFDADGNVYAILDIAIDVTERVEAQQQIEESRLQLLALFEQSPVAIAIIRDPDLTFQMANPVYGELVGRAPEDIVGKPLLEAIPEIAGQGFDQLLRDVIATGVPYIAKEVAVDVVRYNQLETIYVDLTYQPQREADGTISGILAVVVDVTQQVLSRRNIEEAEASLRGAIELAELATWTVNLITGEITNSARMKEWVGIDDVVLSATPAYIPEDEYDRVREAMQQAMQPEGNGLFDVEHTMINIRTGRRRIIHAQAKTYFDAQGKPYKMVGTAQDITEQRQIQLALEQQVLERTEQLASINKELVYANEEYAAINEELGEANQLLNRSNENLQQFAYIASHDLQEPLRKVQSFGDMLKNQYKDELGEGVLYLERMQAAAGRMSTLIKDLLSFSRISTQRNASEPVSLAKVVQTVVSDLELVVEETGATIELDDLPTIEGDRLQLEQLFQNLLSNALKFRRTDQAGITVEPVIQVRAKTSGASELPVAVKPTRTAKFYYQIDVIDNGIGFDEKYLDRIFQVFQRLHGKNQYAGTGIGLAICEKVVTNHGGAITASSKPGQGATFSIYLPV; encoded by the coding sequence ATGAACGGTAATTATAAGCCATTGGCTGATAAATCGCTTAATGAGCGTTTAGATATGAACTTTGCCTTGAAGGCAGCTCGATTGGGAGTCTGGGAGTTAGATCCGATTACGGACCAAGTCAGTTGGGATGAGCGATGCCAGGAGCTGTTTGGATTGAAAAAAAATAACCCACTCTCGTATCAACAAACGCTTCAATACATCCATCCAGAAGACAGGGTTCGGATAGATGAGGCCATCAAATGGTCCATGAATCCTCAGTCAGAAGGAGGGTATGATGTAATTTGCCGAACTCTTGGAGCCGACAACGACTTACAGCGGTGGGTTCGCTTTATTGGCCAAGCGTATTTCAACGATGCAGGGCAGGCATACCGATTTACCGGAATAGCCCAGGATGTAACGAAAGAGGTTGAAAGTCAGCAACCACTGAAAGCAAGTGAAAGTCGTTTTCGTAGCCTGATCGAAGAAGCGCCCATTGCTACTTGTTTGTTCGTGGGTCGGGAAATGGTTATTGAAGTAGCCAACAAACCCATGCTTGCTTTTTGGGGCAAGGGTAACTCGGTGATGGGCAAGCCACTGGCGCAGGCAGTTCCTGAACTGGTGGGTCAGCCTTTTCTGCAAATTCTGGCTGACGTTTTTATAACAGGTAAACCGTATTACGCGCTTGCTGATAAATGTGACCTGGTGGTAGATGGCAAGCTGTGTACGTATTACTTCAACTTCACCTATAAGCCGTTATTCGATGATCAGGGACAGGTGTATGCCGTCATGGATATGGCCGTTGACGTAACAGAAGAAGTTCTTGCCCGTAAGCAGCTGGAAGAAAGCGAATTTTATTCTCGGAACATCATTGAAAATTCACCCATTGCCAAGATCATTTTGTCGGGTGATGCAATGACAATCAGCCGGGTAAATGGGAAGATGCTGGATTTACTGGATCGGGATGCATCCATTGTTGGAAAGACCTTTACGGACGCTTTGCCAGAATTTGCCGATACGCGTCTACCAGCGCTGCTACGAAAGGTTTACAAAACGGGGAAAACGCATCATGAACCAGAGGGAAAATATGAACTGGCCGGAAATGAGAAGTCTTCGATTAAATACTTAAACTTCACATTCAAAGCACTACGAAATACGGCCGGTGAAATCTACGGTGTTATCAACACCGTGCTTGATGTGACCGATCAGGTACTGGCTCGGAAAAAAGTAGAAGCAAGTGAGGCTCAGTTAAAATCGGTTATTGCTTCCGCACCGGCTGCGATGGGTCTGTTCGTGGGTCGCGATCTGCTGGTGACAATGCCCAACAAAGCCTTTATTGATATAGTTGGCAAAGGACCCGATATCGAGGGGAAACCGCTTCGGGAGGTGATGCCGGAATTGCACAATCAACCTTTTCTTCAAATTCTGGATGATGTGTTTACTACGGGCAAGACGTTTCGGAGTTTTGGCTCGCAGGTTGATATCGTGCGGGATGGCGTAATGACTCACAATTTTTACAACATCACGTATAGTCCTCTTTTTGATGCAGACGGTAATGTATACGCTATTCTCGATATCGCCATTGACGTAACCGAACGGGTTGAAGCGCAGCAACAAATTGAAGAAAGCCGTCTTCAGCTGCTGGCGCTGTTCGAACAGTCGCCCGTCGCTATTGCCATTATCCGCGATCCTGATCTAACGTTTCAGATGGCCAATCCTGTCTATGGGGAACTGGTTGGACGCGCACCGGAAGACATTGTTGGAAAACCCCTGCTGGAAGCGATTCCTGAAATAGCAGGTCAGGGTTTTGATCAATTGCTTCGGGATGTCATTGCTACGGGTGTGCCTTACATTGCTAAGGAGGTTGCCGTAGACGTGGTGCGTTATAACCAGCTTGAGACGATTTATGTCGACCTTACCTACCAGCCACAGCGGGAAGCTGACGGGACTATCTCAGGTATTTTGGCTGTTGTTGTGGATGTAACACAGCAGGTTTTAAGCCGACGGAATATCGAAGAAGCCGAAGCGTCACTGCGGGGAGCCATCGAGTTAGCCGAGCTGGCAACCTGGACTGTAAACCTGATTACCGGTGAAATTACCAACAGCGCTCGTATGAAAGAGTGGGTTGGTATCGACGACGTTGTACTCAGCGCGACACCTGCTTACATTCCGGAAGATGAGTATGATCGTGTGCGCGAAGCGATGCAGCAAGCCATGCAGCCAGAGGGTAATGGGTTGTTTGACGTAGAACATACCATGATCAACATACGTACTGGTCGGCGTAGAATCATTCACGCGCAGGCAAAAACGTATTTCGATGCGCAGGGCAAGCCCTACAAAATGGTGGGTACCGCACAGGATATTACCGAGCAACGGCAGATACAACTGGCTTTGGAGCAGCAGGTACTGGAGCGCACTGAACAACTGGCGTCTATTAATAAAGAGTTAGTCTACGCCAACGAGGAATACGCGGCCATCAACGAAGAACTCGGAGAAGCCAACCAGTTGTTGAATCGTTCCAACGAAAACCTCCAGCAGTTTGCATACATCGCTTCTCATGACTTGCAGGAGCCGCTTCGAAAGGTACAGTCCTTCGGCGACATGCTGAAAAATCAATATAAGGATGAGTTGGGCGAAGGCGTTTTGTATCTGGAACGGATGCAGGCAGCCGCTGGGCGCATGTCTACACTTATCAAAGATCTACTGAGTTTCTCCCGAATATCTACCCAGCGAAACGCAAGCGAACCTGTATCCTTGGCAAAGGTTGTTCAGACGGTCGTATCTGATCTGGAACTAGTTGTTGAAGAAACCGGGGCGACTATCGAACTTGATGACTTACCAACTATTGAAGGTGATCGGTTGCAATTAGAGCAACTTTTTCAGAACTTACTTAGTAATGCTCTCAAATTTCGCCGGACCGATCAGGCTGGTATAACTGTTGAGCCGGTCATTCAAGTACGAGCAAAAACGTCAGGGGCGAGTGAGCTGCCGGTTGCCGTAAAACCCACTCGCACGGCTAAGTTTTATTACCAGATCGATGTGATTGACAACGGTATAGGCTTTGACGAGAAGTACTTGGATCGCATTTTTCAGGTTTTTCAGCGACTACACGGTAAGAATCAGTACGCCGGAACGGGTATAGGCCTGGCCATTTGCGAAAAAGTGGTCACCAACCACGGTGGAGCAATCACGGCGAGCAGCAAGCCAGGACAGGGGGCAACCTTTAGTATATACCTACCCGTTTGA
- a CDS encoding MFS transporter gives MDNTIAKSRWYRLLPVAFVTYSLAYLDRANFGFGAASGMATDLQITHAMSSLLGSLFFLGYFFFQVPGAIYAEKKSAKQLIFWSLILWGGLAMATGIISNVTLLIGIRFALGVVESAVMPSMLLFLSRWFTKAERSQANTFLILGNPATILWMSVLSGYLIQAVGWRWMFILEGFPAIVWAFFWWRLVDDSPQDADWLTSEEKRALEEQLQKEQQGIKPVKNYAEAFKSRVVLLLSLQYALWSIGVYGFVMWLPSIINAAPNMTIVKTGWLSAIPYVLAIIGMLSASYYSDKTLNRKAFVWPFLLIGAFAFYGSYLIGTTNFWLSFALLVVAGGAMYAPYGPFFAIIPDLLPKNVAGGAMALINSFGALGSFIGSYIVGYLNDATNGFGMSYLFMAGSLLLSAVITLLAVRKPTAVGLPKQKELSS, from the coding sequence ATGGACAACACAATTGCTAAATCGCGCTGGTACCGACTGCTCCCTGTCGCCTTTGTTACTTACAGTCTGGCTTATCTGGACCGGGCAAATTTTGGGTTCGGTGCCGCCAGCGGCATGGCGACTGATTTACAGATTACCCACGCCATGTCGTCCTTGCTGGGCTCGCTTTTTTTTCTTGGTTATTTTTTCTTTCAGGTTCCGGGAGCGATTTACGCTGAAAAGAAAAGTGCGAAACAGCTTATCTTCTGGTCATTGATTTTGTGGGGTGGCCTGGCCATGGCAACGGGCATTATCAGCAATGTGACGTTGTTGATCGGTATACGCTTTGCGCTTGGTGTTGTCGAAAGCGCCGTCATGCCGTCGATGCTGCTTTTTCTTAGCCGATGGTTTACCAAAGCCGAGCGCTCGCAGGCCAACACCTTTCTAATTCTCGGAAATCCAGCCACGATTCTCTGGATGTCGGTCTTATCAGGTTATCTAATCCAGGCAGTTGGCTGGCGATGGATGTTTATTCTGGAAGGGTTCCCGGCTATCGTTTGGGCGTTTTTCTGGTGGCGGCTGGTCGATGACTCCCCCCAGGACGCAGACTGGCTAACCAGCGAGGAAAAGCGGGCGTTGGAAGAACAGCTTCAAAAAGAGCAGCAAGGAATTAAGCCGGTCAAAAACTACGCCGAAGCCTTTAAGTCGCGCGTTGTGCTTCTGCTCAGTTTACAATATGCCTTATGGAGCATCGGTGTCTATGGCTTTGTCATGTGGCTCCCTTCGATCATCAATGCCGCGCCCAATATGACGATTGTCAAAACAGGCTGGCTTTCGGCGATTCCCTACGTATTAGCAATTATTGGTATGCTGAGTGCATCCTATTATTCAGATAAGACGCTGAATCGTAAAGCATTCGTGTGGCCCTTTCTGTTGATTGGCGCTTTTGCTTTTTACGGGTCGTATCTCATCGGCACGACTAATTTCTGGTTGTCCTTTGCCTTGCTCGTTGTCGCAGGCGGAGCGATGTACGCGCCATACGGCCCATTTTTTGCCATCATCCCCGACCTCTTACCCAAGAATGTGGCCGGTGGAGCGATGGCCTTAATTAACAGCTTTGGTGCTTTAGGCTCTTTTATTGGTTCCTACATTGTGGGTTATCTGAATGATGCGACCAACGGGTTTGGAATGTCGTACCTATTCATGGCAGGCTCCCTATTACTCTCCGCTGTGATAACTTTACTAGCTGTTAGAAAGCCTACTGCCGTTGGTTTACCCAAACAAAAAGAATTATCGTCCTAA